From Glycine soja cultivar W05 unplaced genomic scaffold, ASM419377v2 tig00036464_1_pilon, whole genome shotgun sequence, a single genomic window includes:
- the LOC114404444 gene encoding uncharacterized protein LOC114404444 → MAGAGGGGDEYHQLDGAQRLLLDAMNAQMQRLLDRTNEEVYGRLEALENQANQNARRNIDGNRGNNGGNDGPRQNRVEGVKLNVPPFKGRSDPDAYLDWEMKTEHIFACNDYTDAQKVKLAAAEFSDYALVWWHKYQREMLREERREVDTWTEMKRVMRKRYVPTSYNRTMRQKLQGLSQGNLTVEEYYKEMEMALVRANIEEDSEDTMARFLNGLNLEIRDVVELQEYVVLDDLLHRALRVEQQIKRKSATRRNSPNTYNQNWANRSKKEGGNSIRPAATSPHGKSATPSVGGSKHNTSTSSSNTGTRNIKCFKCLGRGHIASECPTRRTMIMKADGEITSESEISEEEVEEEDYEEEAMQGDMLMVRRLLGNQMQPLDGNQRENIFHTRCVINGKLCSLIVDGGSCTNVASSTLVTKLNLETKPHPTPYKLQWLSEDEEVKVTQQVEVCLTIGRYNDKVLCDVVPMEATHVLLGRPWQYDTKAVHDGFTNKISFKQADKKIVLKPLSPQEVCEDQIKMREKKKKNKKSETLEGKQLYLATKREVRRVLCARQPLYLLFSQRQMLHANPIDEFKLPSSIQSLLQDFDDVFPASVPDGLPPLRGIEHHIDLIPGASLPNQPAYRSNPQETKEIERQKDGSWRMCSDCRAINNITIKYRHPIPRLDDLLDELYGACVFSKIDLKSGYNQIRIREGDEWKTAFKTKYGLYEWMVMPFGLTNAPSTFMRLMNHVLREFIGKFVVVYFDDILIYSTSLDLHVQHLQSVLSVLRKEKLYANLEKCSFCTDHMVFLGFVVSAEGVRVDVEKVKAIQEWPTPKTLSEVRGFHGLASFYRRFVKDFSTLAAPLTEVVKKNVGFKWGKKQEEAFAALKHRLTNAPILAMPNFAKSFEIECDASNVGIGAVLLQEGHPIAYFSEKLGAAALNYSTYDKKLYALVRALQTWQHYLLPKEFVIHSDHESLKYLKGQGKLNKRHAKWVEFLEQFPYVIKHKKGKGNVV, encoded by the exons AGTAAAGCTCAATGTTCCTCCCTTCAAAGGTAGAAGTGATCCAGATGCCTACCTGGACTGGGAAATGAAGACTGAGCACATATTTGCCTGCAATGACTACACTGATGCGCAGAAAGTCAAGCTAGCAGCAGCTGAATTCTccgactatgcccttgtttggtggcataAATACCAAAGAGAAATGTTGAGAGAGGAACGGCGAGAggtagatacatggactgagatgaaaAGGGTGATGAGAAAAAGGTATGTGCCCACTAGCTATAACagaaccatgcgacagaaactccaAGGGCTGTCCCAAGGGAATTTAACCGTGGaagaatattataaagagatggaaatggcgttagtgagggccaacatcgAAGAGGACTCCGAAGACACAATGGCTCGTTTCCTGAATGGTCTAAACCTTGAAAtcagagatgttgttgaattacaggagtatgtggtgttggatgacttgttacATAGGGCGCTCCGGGTTGAAcagcaaattaaaagaaaaagtgcaaCAAGGAGGAACTCACCCAATACTTACAACCAAAACTGGGCCAAcagatccaagaaggagggaggtaATTCGATCCGACCTGCAGCCACATCCCCGCATGGAAAGTCAGCAACGCCCAGTGTAGGTGGAAGCAAACATAACACCTCCACTTCCTCATCCAATACTGGaaccagaaacataaaatgtttcaagtgcttaggcagaggacatattgcttctgaatgtccaaccaggaggaccatgatcatgaaggctgatggagaaatcactagtgagtctgaaatcagtgaagaagaagtggaagaagaagacTATGAGGAGGAAGCTATGCAGGGTGATATGTTGATGGTGAGAAGGCTGTTGGGAAATCAAATGCAGCCACTGGATggcaatcaaagagaaaatattttccacaccagatgtgtaattaatggtaagctatgctctttaattgttgatggaggaagctgtaccaatgttgcaagttcCACATTAGTGACCAAACTGAATTTGGAAACTAAGCCCCATCCTACACCATACAAACTTCagtggcttagtgaagatgaagaggtaaaagtgACTCAACAGGTTGAGGTGTGTCTCACCATTGGGAGATATAATGACAAGGTGCTGTGTGATGTGGTCCCAATGGAAGCGACCCATGTGCTGTTAGGAAGACCGTGGCAGTATGATACCAaggcagtgcatgatggcttcaccaacaaaatcTCTTTCAAGCAAGCTGACAAGAAGATTGTTCTCAAACCGTTATCTCCTCAAGAGGTTTGTgaggatcagataaaaatgagagaaaagaaaaaga aaaacaaaaagagtgaaacacttgagggcAAACAGCTTTATTTAGCAACAAAGAGGGAGGTGAGGAGGGTGCTTTGTGCGAGACAACCcctctatttattgttttctcaacGTCAGATGTTGCATGCTAACCCaattgatgaatttaaattGCCTTCTAGTATTCAGTCTCTTCTGcaggattttgatgatgtgtttCCAGCAAGTGTACCAGATGGTTTGCCAccattgaggggaattgagcatcacatTGATCTCATTCCAGGAGCGTCCTTGCCCAATCAGCCAGCTTATAGGAGCAACCCACAAGAAACTAAGGAGATTGAAAGGCAA AAGGACGGCTCATGGAGGATGTGTTCTGATTGTAGAGCCATAAACAACATCACCATCAAGTATAGGCACCCAATCCCCAGGTTAgatgatcttcttgatgaactgtatggtgcatgtgtgttttctaaaattgatttgaaaagtggcTATAATCAGATTAGAATCAGAGAgggagatgaatggaaaactgcctttaaaacaaaatatggtttgtatgagtggatggttatgccatttggtttgactaatgcacctagtactttcatgagattgatgaaccatgttttaagggaatttattgggaaatttgtggtggtgtactttgatgatattcttatctatagcactagtcttgatttgcatgttcaacatttgcaatctgttttaagtgtgcttaggaaagaaaaattgtatgcCAACCTAGAAAAGTGCTCCTTTTGTACTGATCATATGGTGTTTCTGGGTTTTGTTGTTAGTGCTGAGGGAGTTCGGGTGGATGTGGAAAAGgttaaggccatccaagaatggccaacACCTAAGACCCTGAGTGAGGTGAGGGGATTTCATGGTTTAGCAAGTTTCTATAGGAGATTTGTTAAGGATTTTAGTACATTGGCTGCTCCTCTAACTGAAGTTGTTAAGAAGAATGTGGGTTTCAAATGGGGTAAGAAACAAGAAGAGGCCTTTGCTGCCCTCAAACATAGGTTAACTAATGCACCCATTCTTGCTATgcctaattttgcaaaatcatttgaaattgagtgtgatgcgtcAAATGTGGGTATTGGGGCTGTTTTATTGCAAGAGGGACATCCGatagcttattttagtgaaaagttaggagccgctgcccttaactattcaacttatgataagaAATTGTATGCTTTGGTTAGGGCTTTACAAACTTGGCAGCATTACCTATTACCCAAAGAGTTTGTCATCCATAGTGATCACGAGtccttaaaatacttaaaaggccaaggaaagcttaataagaggcatgctaagtgggtagagtttttagagcaatttccatatgtcatcaaacataaaaaggggaaaggGAATGTAGTGTGA